One window of Cryobacterium arcticum genomic DNA carries:
- a CDS encoding potassium channel family protein: MVDRIKHDAPVLIIGLGRFGAATAGKLDRLGREVLAVDSSEALVQKWSERVTHAVQADAKSIDALRQIGAQDFSVAVCAVGSSVEASVLIVANLVDLQIPQIWAKAISQSHGKILERIGANHVIYPEADSGERVAHLVSGRMLDFIEFDDDFALVKMYPPKPIRGLNLTESGVRTKHKVTVVGVKSPGRPFTYATAETVVSNHDLIIVAGTEGDIERFAALGS; encoded by the coding sequence TTGGTTGACCGGATCAAGCACGACGCCCCCGTTCTGATCATTGGACTGGGTCGGTTCGGTGCCGCGACTGCCGGCAAGCTCGACCGTCTGGGCCGTGAGGTCCTCGCCGTGGACAGCAGCGAGGCGCTCGTGCAGAAGTGGTCCGAGCGGGTCACCCACGCCGTGCAGGCCGACGCCAAGTCCATCGACGCGCTCCGCCAGATCGGCGCCCAGGACTTCTCGGTGGCCGTGTGCGCCGTGGGCTCGTCGGTGGAGGCCAGCGTGCTCATCGTCGCTAACCTCGTCGACCTGCAGATTCCGCAGATCTGGGCGAAGGCCATCTCCCAGTCGCACGGCAAGATCCTCGAGCGCATCGGCGCCAACCACGTGATCTACCCCGAGGCCGACTCCGGCGAGCGCGTCGCGCACCTGGTGTCGGGGCGGATGCTGGACTTCATCGAATTCGATGATGACTTCGCGCTCGTGAAGATGTACCCGCCCAAGCCGATCCGCGGGCTCAACCTCACCGAGTCCGGCGTGCGCACCAAGCACAAGGTCACGGTCGTGGGCGTGAAGAGCCCCGGCCGGCCGTTCACCTACGCCACTGCCGAGACCGTCGTGTCCAATCACGACCTCATCATCGTCGCCGGCACCGAGGGCGACATCGAGCGTTTCGCGGCCCTCGGCTCCTAA
- the resB gene encoding cytochrome c biogenesis protein ResB, with the protein MSRPSDHIDSAPAPSGDGITQPKLGFVGTLRWFWRQLTSMRTALFLLLLLAIAAVPGSLVPQRSSDPNGVTQYFTDNPDLAPILDKIQAFDVYSSAWFSSIYLLLFISLIGCVIPRTKHHLQALRAKPPKTPARLARLAGFTTRTAPAGTDAATAVASARTLLKQGRYRVALFDGPREFSASAERGYMRETGNLVFHSALVGLLVVVGFGSGFGFSGQRVLVEGQTFVNTLLAYDSFNPGRFFNDTRLDPYKLTLDDFEVSYETKNLDAFGQPLDFTAGVTVTPRGGEPQPGAVRVNDPLRTSGTSIYLLGNGYAPTITVKDPNGTVVFTDSVPFLPQDANLTSLGIVKVPDGLAQQVGLVGFFYPTQAETTTGSYFSSFPDLTYPVLTLNVYAGDLGLNDGVPSSVYALDTDTMEPLATRTSDVKPLELKPGETQELPNGLGSVTFENATPDAAAGDYAGSVPRFASFDIHHDPTQGWVLLFAVLVLGGLLTSLFVPRRRLWVKAIEQADGSVRLEYAGLARGEDPGLESAVTSFADRHAALMERSQPVVDTPERA; encoded by the coding sequence ATGTCCCGGCCATCTGACCACATCGATTCGGCACCGGCCCCGTCCGGCGACGGAATCACCCAACCGAAGCTCGGCTTCGTGGGCACCCTGCGCTGGTTCTGGCGTCAGCTCACCAGCATGCGCACCGCCCTGTTCCTGCTGCTCTTGCTCGCCATCGCGGCAGTGCCCGGTTCGCTGGTGCCCCAGCGCAGCTCCGACCCGAACGGTGTCACCCAGTACTTCACCGACAACCCCGACCTCGCGCCGATTCTGGACAAGATCCAGGCGTTCGACGTCTACTCGTCGGCCTGGTTCTCCTCGATCTACCTGTTGCTGTTCATCTCCCTGATCGGCTGCGTGATCCCGCGCACCAAGCACCACCTGCAGGCGCTGCGCGCCAAGCCGCCCAAGACGCCGGCCCGGCTGGCCCGGCTGGCGGGCTTCACCACCCGCACCGCCCCGGCGGGCACGGATGCCGCCACCGCCGTCGCATCCGCCCGCACCCTGCTCAAGCAGGGGCGCTACCGGGTGGCCCTGTTCGACGGCCCCCGGGAGTTCTCGGCGTCGGCGGAGCGCGGCTACATGCGCGAGACCGGCAACCTGGTCTTCCACTCCGCGCTGGTGGGGCTGCTCGTGGTCGTCGGCTTCGGCAGCGGCTTCGGTTTCAGCGGCCAGCGGGTGCTCGTGGAGGGACAGACCTTCGTCAACACGCTGCTTGCCTACGACTCGTTCAACCCGGGCCGGTTCTTCAACGACACCCGTCTCGACCCGTACAAGCTCACCCTGGACGACTTCGAGGTGAGCTATGAGACAAAGAACCTCGACGCCTTCGGACAGCCGCTCGACTTCACCGCCGGCGTCACGGTGACCCCGCGCGGCGGCGAGCCGCAGCCAGGTGCGGTGCGGGTCAACGACCCGCTGCGCACCAGCGGCACCAGCATCTACCTGCTCGGCAACGGCTACGCCCCCACCATCACGGTGAAGGACCCGAACGGCACCGTGGTGTTCACCGACTCCGTGCCGTTCCTCCCGCAGGACGCCAACCTCACATCGCTGGGCATCGTGAAGGTGCCCGATGGACTGGCCCAGCAGGTGGGCCTGGTCGGGTTCTTCTACCCCACCCAGGCCGAGACCACCACGGGCTCCTACTTCTCCAGCTTCCCCGACCTCACCTATCCGGTGCTGACGCTCAACGTGTACGCGGGCGACCTCGGCCTCAACGACGGTGTGCCCTCCTCGGTGTACGCGCTCGACACCGACACCATGGAGCCGCTGGCCACCCGCACGAGCGACGTCAAGCCGCTCGAACTCAAGCCAGGGGAGACCCAGGAGCTGCCCAACGGGCTGGGCTCGGTGACCTTCGAGAACGCCACCCCGGATGCCGCCGCCGGTGATTACGCCGGTTCGGTTCCGCGGTTCGCCTCGTTCGACATCCACCACGACCCCACTCAGGGCTGGGTGCTGCTCTTCGCCGTGCTCGTGCTCGGAGGCCTGCTCACCTCGCTGTTCGTGCCCCGCCGACGTCTCTGGGTGAAGGCGATCGAACAGGCGGATGGCTCGGTGCGGCTCGAATACGCGGGTCTGGCCCGCGGGGAGGACCCCGGACTGGAATCGGCGGTGACGTCTTTCGCCGACCGGCATGCCGCCCTGATGGAACGCTCACAACCGGTGGTCGACACCCCCGAACGCGCTTAG
- the ccsB gene encoding c-type cytochrome biogenesis protein CcsB, whose product MAVYALAFIAFAIDLAKRSSAVDSEAAAAASGAAGESSVAGAVAGGTTTLTRISARIANDAVTPYGRSASLRVGVSLTVLAWGLHVVAAALRGIAAERVPWANMYEFAMTGTLLIVTVFLIVLTRTDLRFLGTFVTGLILILLGIGALQYYVEVAPLPPALQSVWLVIHVFVASLGTGFFALGFALSFVQLLQSRREEQAGTDKPGRLKFLKTLPTAFTLENLAYRVNIIGFILWTFTLMAGSIWAERAWGRYWGWDTKEVWTFIIWVIYAGYIHARATRGWRGSRSAWLAIIGFAAVMFNFGIVNVFFKGLHAYSGL is encoded by the coding sequence ATGGCCGTGTACGCGCTGGCGTTCATCGCCTTCGCGATCGACCTGGCCAAGCGCAGCTCCGCCGTCGACTCGGAGGCCGCGGCCGCCGCATCCGGTGCTGCCGGTGAATCCTCGGTGGCCGGGGCGGTGGCGGGCGGCACTACGACGCTCACCCGCATCAGCGCGCGCATCGCCAACGACGCCGTCACGCCGTACGGGCGCTCCGCGAGCCTCCGCGTGGGCGTCTCGCTCACCGTGCTGGCCTGGGGCCTGCACGTTGTGGCCGCCGCGCTCCGCGGCATCGCCGCCGAGCGGGTGCCGTGGGCCAACATGTACGAGTTCGCCATGACGGGCACGCTGCTCATCGTCACGGTCTTCCTCATCGTGCTCACCCGCACCGACCTGCGCTTCCTCGGCACCTTCGTCACGGGCCTGATCCTGATCCTGCTCGGCATCGGCGCCCTGCAGTACTACGTCGAGGTCGCCCCGCTGCCGCCGGCGTTGCAGTCGGTGTGGCTCGTCATCCACGTGTTCGTGGCGTCGCTCGGCACGGGCTTCTTCGCGCTGGGCTTCGCGCTCTCTTTCGTGCAGCTGCTGCAGTCCCGGCGCGAAGAGCAGGCCGGCACCGACAAGCCCGGCCGGCTCAAGTTCCTCAAGACGCTGCCCACGGCATTCACGCTGGAGAACCTGGCCTACCGGGTCAACATCATCGGCTTCATCCTGTGGACCTTCACCCTCATGGCGGGGTCGATCTGGGCCGAACGCGCCTGGGGCCGGTACTGGGGCTGGGACACCAAAGAGGTGTGGACCTTCATCATCTGGGTGATCTACGCCGGGTACATCCACGCGCGGGCCACCCGCGGCTGGCGCGGATCGCGCTCGGCATGGCTGGCCATCATCGGCTTCGCCGCCGTGATGTTCAACTTCGGCATCGTGAACGTCTTCTTCAAGGGCCTGCACGCCTACTCCGGCCTCTAG
- a CDS encoding ArsR/SmtB family transcription factor: protein MADIFGVVADSTRRDILRILLERYNQSSAAQGELSVSDIVNSLGLSQPTVSKHLKVLREAGLVGVREEGQHRYYHLDYAPLEEIEDWLIPFLSIDVDTTAADETEVLKDEQRAFAAAIGKAFADTSFQMSHAVKDSTVTKSVKKWRKND from the coding sequence ATGGCAGACATCTTTGGCGTGGTGGCGGACTCGACCCGACGCGATATCTTACGCATTCTCCTCGAGCGCTACAACCAGTCCAGCGCTGCCCAGGGGGAACTGAGCGTTTCCGACATCGTCAATTCCCTCGGCCTGAGCCAGCCGACGGTCTCCAAGCACCTCAAGGTGCTGCGTGAGGCCGGCCTGGTCGGCGTGCGCGAAGAGGGGCAGCACCGCTACTACCACCTCGACTACGCGCCGCTCGAGGAGATCGAGGATTGGCTGATCCCGTTCCTCAGCATCGACGTCGATACCACCGCCGCCGACGAGACCGAGGTGCTCAAGGACGAGCAGCGTGCCTTTGCCGCCGCCATCGGCAAGGCGTTCGCTGACACGTCGTTCCAGATGTCGCACGCCGTCAAGGACTCGACGGTGACCAAGAGCGTCAAGAAGTGGCGTAAGAACGACTAG
- a CDS encoding histidine phosphatase family protein: MVASQVHLVRHGEVFNPERVLYGRLPGFKLSDLGRQMAEAAAADLVDRARPVVRVVASPLQRTQESAAPIMAAFGLPINLDERLIEPANRFEGKRMRGPGGALRDPRNWPSLVNPARPSWGEPFRSISTRMIAAIDDAFHSVDDGDVVLVSHQLPIWMVHRSLAGERLAHDPRKRRCDLSSITTLTLRGNVPAEVAYSSPAAALLVPANDVGAV, translated from the coding sequence GTGGTAGCTAGCCAGGTACATCTCGTGCGTCACGGTGAGGTTTTCAACCCCGAACGCGTGCTTTACGGCAGACTTCCCGGCTTCAAGCTGTCCGATTTGGGCCGGCAGATGGCCGAGGCGGCTGCCGCAGACCTCGTCGACCGTGCGCGCCCCGTAGTGCGGGTGGTCGCGTCGCCACTGCAGCGCACCCAGGAGTCCGCCGCCCCGATCATGGCGGCCTTCGGCCTGCCCATCAACCTCGACGAGCGCCTCATCGAACCTGCCAACCGCTTCGAGGGCAAACGGATGCGCGGCCCCGGCGGCGCCCTCCGCGACCCGCGCAACTGGCCCAGCCTGGTGAACCCTGCCCGGCCCAGCTGGGGCGAACCGTTCCGCTCCATCTCCACCCGGATGATCGCCGCGATCGACGACGCCTTCCACTCCGTGGACGACGGCGACGTGGTGCTGGTCAGCCACCAACTGCCGATCTGGATGGTGCACCGCAGCCTGGCCGGCGAGCGTCTCGCGCACGACCCGCGCAAGCGCCGCTGCGACCTCTCCAGCATCACCACCCTGACCCTGCGCGGCAACGTGCCCGCCGAGGTCGCCTACTCGAGCCCTGCCGCCGCCCTCCTGGTGCCCGCCAACGACGTGGGTGCAGTATGA
- a CDS encoding glutaredoxin family protein produces the protein MSTAHLTLIGKPGCHLCDDARAVVTTVLAELESEAGAPTVLLEEKSILDDAELHERFVEDIPVLLINGRVHNYWRIDPVRLHTALLEVR, from the coding sequence ATGTCCACCGCGCATCTCACCCTGATCGGCAAGCCCGGCTGCCACCTCTGCGACGACGCCCGGGCCGTGGTGACCACGGTGCTGGCCGAGCTGGAGAGCGAGGCGGGCGCGCCCACCGTGCTGCTCGAGGAGAAGTCGATCCTCGACGACGCCGAGTTGCACGAGCGGTTCGTCGAGGACATCCCGGTGCTGCTCATCAACGGCCGGGTGCACAACTATTGGCGCATCGATCCGGTGCGCTTGCACACCGCTCTCCTGGAGGTTCGATGA
- the aspS gene encoding aspartate--tRNA(Asn) ligase, whose protein sequence is MIKNLAALDDGLVSVSGWVETVRDQKKVQFVVLRDESGAVQLVNPRSTDAEGVVVDDEPATTISGLSQGSFVTVTGQLKHDERVKLGGIEIKLESLDVVTHAIPETPIAADSSLDKRMDWRFLDLRQPKSNLIFRIQTTFEHALRTYWIEHDFIELHTPKLMASASESRAELFEVEYFDTKAYLAQSPQFFKQMAQSSGFGKIFEVGPAFRADPSFTSRHATEFTSVDSEISWIDSHEDVMQLHEDLLVAAFTAVKAKHGEEVLALFGVEVTVPTTPFPRIPLAEAKEIVKSRGYEVPRDDDDMDPEGERQIAAYVAETYGHEFVFLTDYASSIRPFYHMRHEGDASLTNSYDLIFNGTEISTGAQREHRIDVLTEQAIEKGVDPAEIAGYLDFFRYGVPSHGGFGMGLARVLMLMLHQASIREVTYLFRGPTRLEP, encoded by the coding sequence CTGATAAAGAATCTTGCCGCCCTCGACGACGGTCTCGTTTCCGTGTCCGGGTGGGTCGAAACCGTCCGGGACCAGAAGAAGGTGCAATTCGTCGTTCTGCGCGACGAATCGGGCGCGGTGCAGCTGGTCAATCCGCGCAGCACGGATGCCGAGGGTGTCGTCGTCGACGACGAGCCCGCCACCACCATCTCGGGCCTGTCCCAGGGCAGCTTCGTCACCGTCACCGGGCAGCTCAAGCACGATGAGCGGGTCAAGCTCGGCGGCATCGAGATCAAGCTCGAGTCGCTCGACGTTGTCACGCACGCCATCCCGGAGACCCCGATCGCGGCGGACTCCAGCCTGGACAAGCGCATGGACTGGCGCTTCCTCGACCTGCGTCAGCCCAAGTCGAACCTCATCTTCCGCATCCAGACCACGTTCGAGCACGCGCTGCGCACGTACTGGATCGAGCACGACTTCATCGAGCTGCACACCCCGAAGCTGATGGCCAGCGCGAGCGAGTCCCGCGCCGAGCTGTTCGAGGTGGAGTACTTCGACACCAAGGCCTACCTCGCGCAGAGCCCGCAGTTCTTCAAGCAAATGGCGCAGTCCTCTGGTTTCGGCAAGATCTTCGAGGTGGGGCCGGCGTTCCGGGCCGACCCGTCGTTCACCAGCCGGCACGCCACCGAGTTCACCAGCGTCGACTCCGAGATCAGCTGGATTGACAGCCACGAGGACGTCATGCAGCTGCACGAGGACCTGCTCGTGGCCGCGTTCACCGCGGTCAAGGCCAAGCACGGCGAAGAGGTGCTCGCGCTGTTCGGCGTCGAGGTCACCGTGCCGACCACGCCGTTCCCGCGCATCCCCCTGGCCGAGGCCAAGGAGATCGTGAAGAGCCGCGGCTACGAGGTTCCCCGCGACGACGACGACATGGACCCGGAGGGCGAGCGCCAGATCGCGGCCTACGTCGCCGAGACGTACGGGCACGAGTTCGTGTTCCTCACCGACTATGCGTCGAGCATCCGCCCGTTCTATCACATGCGCCACGAGGGCGACGCGAGCCTGACCAACAGCTACGACCTGATCTTCAACGGCACCGAGATCTCCACCGGCGCGCAGCGTGAGCACCGCATCGACGTGCTCACGGAGCAGGCCATCGAGAAGGGCGTGGACCCGGCCGAGATCGCCGGTTACCTCGACTTCTTCCGCTACGGCGTGCCGTCGCACGGTGGTTTCGGCATGGGCCTGGCCCGCGTGCTGATGCTGATGCTGCACCAGGCATCCATCCGCGAGGTCACCTACCTGTTCCGCGGCCCGACCCGCCTGGAGCCGTAA
- a CDS encoding Dabb family protein gives MTILHIVSWRLAATDPAEKAEHAAQMVARLGGLVGVIEEIRSLRIGPDVVGGANWDIALVAEYDDEAALARYQVHPAHVEAGAYVKSVTAERMAVDLVV, from the coding sequence ATGACCATTCTGCATATCGTGTCGTGGCGGCTGGCGGCCACCGACCCCGCCGAGAAGGCGGAGCACGCGGCGCAGATGGTGGCCAGGCTCGGCGGTCTTGTCGGTGTGATCGAGGAGATCCGCTCCCTGCGCATCGGCCCGGATGTGGTGGGTGGAGCCAATTGGGACATCGCCCTCGTGGCGGAGTACGACGACGAGGCGGCGTTGGCGCGCTACCAGGTGCACCCGGCCCACGTCGAGGCGGGCGCCTACGTGAAGTCGGTCACCGCCGAGCGGATGGCCGTCGACCTCGTCGTGTAA
- a CDS encoding helix-turn-helix domain-containing protein: protein MSRELPDPRLDDLRFLTVAEVADVMRVSRMTVYRLVHAGQLPAVRFGRSFRVPEAAVLRAIEPTRGGSESDGTFFIR, encoded by the coding sequence ATGTCACGCGAGCTTCCCGACCCGCGGTTGGATGACCTGCGCTTCCTCACCGTCGCCGAGGTCGCGGATGTCATGAGGGTCTCCCGGATGACCGTGTACCGCCTTGTGCACGCCGGACAGTTGCCCGCCGTGCGCTTCGGACGCTCGTTCCGGGTGCCCGAAGCGGCCGTTCTGAGGGCCATCGAACCCACTCGTGGGGGAAGTGAGTCGGACGGGACTTTCTTTATCCGTTAG
- a CDS encoding 30S ribosomal protein bS22 — protein sequence MGSVIKKRRKRMAKKKHRKLLRKTRHQRRNKK from the coding sequence GTGGGTTCTGTAATCAAGAAGCGACGCAAGCGTATGGCGAAGAAGAAGCACCGCAAGCTGCTTCGTAAGACTCGCCACCAGCGTCGTAACAAGAAGTAG
- a CDS encoding HAD family hydrolase: MSEESGPRAIAFFDVDNTLLRGASLYHVGVGAWRMRFISLADVIAFGWSQTRFLAVGEDGVNISRLRLRAMDIMTGRTRDELVTLSHEIFDSRLIQRLWPETVAVARAHLTAGREVWLVTATAQEVADVIAERLELTGALGTRLATVDGIFTGQLVDGICHGSRKADVAREIAQAREIDLAHCWAYSDSHNDIPLLELVGNPVAVNPDATLRRYAVARGWPIMRMKVAQLKAAGASKKR, from the coding sequence ATGTCCGAAGAATCCGGCCCCCGCGCAATCGCGTTCTTCGACGTGGACAACACGCTGCTGCGCGGCGCCAGCCTCTATCACGTGGGCGTCGGCGCCTGGCGGATGCGGTTCATCTCGCTGGCCGATGTCATCGCGTTCGGCTGGAGCCAGACCCGGTTCCTGGCGGTCGGCGAGGACGGCGTGAACATCTCCCGGCTCCGGCTGCGCGCGATGGACATCATGACCGGGCGAACCCGTGACGAACTCGTCACCCTCAGCCACGAGATCTTCGACAGCCGACTCATCCAGCGGCTCTGGCCGGAGACCGTGGCCGTGGCCCGCGCCCACCTGACGGCGGGCCGCGAGGTATGGCTGGTCACCGCGACGGCTCAAGAAGTTGCCGACGTGATCGCGGAGCGCCTGGAACTGACGGGCGCGCTCGGCACTCGGCTCGCGACCGTCGACGGCATCTTCACGGGACAACTCGTCGACGGCATCTGCCACGGCAGCCGCAAAGCCGATGTGGCACGCGAGATCGCCCAGGCGCGCGAGATCGACCTGGCCCACTGCTGGGCGTACTCCGACTCGCACAACGACATCCCGTTGCTCGAGCTCGTCGGAAACCCGGTGGCGGTCAACCCGGATGCGACGCTGCGCCGTTATGCGGTCGCCCGCGGGTGGCCCATCATGCGCATGAAGGTGGCACAGCTCAAGGCCGCCGGCGCAAGCAAAAAGCGCTAG
- a CDS encoding TrkH family potassium uptake protein has translation MKTQTPNARFSSHSNTWYGRIRDSVDGIVRKSPSRFALFVFTALILLFTLLFSLPIASAGDTETPLHDAVFTAVSVICVTGLSTVDMATHWSAFGNVLVVVGVNIGGMGVLTLASLMGLVISRRLGLRAKLMAASDSNPSRIHMGPVNEGQAVRLGEVGSLLLTVAISTLAIEAAVALLLFPRMLIDGVPTGEALWQSIYYAAMAFTNTGFSPNAEGIGQFANDYWFLGALMTGVFLGSLGFPVLMTFARHWRTPRRWSVHVKLTLWTTVLLLVIGMIFYIILEFDNPKTFGSLNAGDTIFQSMFMSVMTRSGGFATIDIADLHGSSLLLSDMLMFIGGGSASTAGGIKVTTLAVLFLAAFAEAQGKEQMEAFGRRIPSDILRLAVSVVLWGATTVAVSSILILHISKQALDVVLFDVISAFATVGLSTGLTAELPPEGVYVLAATMFMGRVGTVTLAAALAASQSRQLFKRPEERPIVG, from the coding sequence GTGAAGACGCAAACCCCTAACGCCCGGTTCAGCAGCCATTCCAACACCTGGTACGGACGCATCCGCGATTCTGTCGATGGGATCGTGCGCAAGTCGCCGTCCCGGTTCGCGCTGTTCGTGTTCACCGCACTGATCCTGCTCTTCACCCTGCTGTTCTCCTTGCCGATTGCCTCCGCTGGCGACACGGAAACCCCGCTGCACGACGCCGTGTTCACTGCCGTGTCGGTGATTTGCGTCACCGGCCTGAGCACGGTGGACATGGCCACGCACTGGTCGGCATTCGGCAACGTTCTCGTCGTCGTCGGCGTCAACATCGGCGGCATGGGGGTGCTGACCCTGGCATCCCTGATGGGCCTGGTCATCTCCCGCCGCCTGGGCCTGCGCGCCAAGCTCATGGCGGCCAGCGACTCGAACCCGTCGCGCATCCACATGGGCCCGGTCAATGAGGGTCAGGCCGTGCGGCTCGGTGAGGTCGGCAGCCTGCTGCTCACGGTGGCCATCAGCACTCTGGCCATCGAGGCGGCCGTCGCCCTGCTCTTGTTCCCGCGGATGCTGATCGACGGCGTGCCCACCGGCGAGGCCCTCTGGCAGAGCATCTATTACGCCGCGATGGCCTTCACCAACACCGGGTTCAGCCCGAATGCGGAGGGCATCGGCCAGTTCGCCAATGACTACTGGTTCCTCGGCGCCCTGATGACCGGCGTGTTCCTGGGCAGCCTGGGCTTCCCGGTGCTGATGACCTTCGCCAGGCACTGGCGCACACCCCGTCGCTGGTCGGTGCACGTGAAGCTCACCCTTTGGACTACGGTTCTGCTGCTGGTCATCGGCATGATCTTCTACATCATTCTGGAGTTCGACAACCCGAAGACCTTTGGGTCCTTGAACGCCGGCGACACCATCTTCCAATCCATGTTCATGTCGGTGATGACCCGGTCCGGCGGTTTCGCCACCATCGACATCGCCGACCTGCACGGTTCCAGCCTGCTGCTCAGCGACATGCTGATGTTCATCGGTGGCGGCTCGGCCTCCACCGCCGGCGGCATCAAGGTGACCACCCTCGCGGTGCTGTTCCTGGCCGCCTTCGCCGAGGCCCAGGGCAAGGAGCAGATGGAGGCCTTCGGCCGCCGCATCCCCAGCGACATCCTGCGCCTGGCGGTCAGCGTGGTGCTGTGGGGCGCGACCACGGTCGCCGTGTCGAGCATCCTGATCCTGCACATCTCCAAGCAGGCGCTTGACGTCGTGCTTTTTGATGTGATCTCGGCGTTCGCGACCGTGGGGCTGTCGACGGGGCTGACCGCCGAGCTGCCACCCGAGGGGGTCTACGTTCTGGCCGCGACGATGTTCATGGGCCGGGTTGGTACAGTGACTCTCGCGGCGGCGCTGGCAGCGAGCCAAAGCAGACAGTTGTTCAAACGCCCCGAGGAAAGGCCCATCGTTGGTTGA
- a CDS encoding cytochrome c biogenesis CcdA family protein, translated as MGNPFGEIVFSGQLFLAIPIAVLAGLVSFASPCILPLVPGYLAYIGGFADGSAGSKLSARRGRNRLLLGVALFILGFTLVFVLTGVVFGFAGFWLNQYRDLITRIAGAIVILLGLVFVGQFGAMQRTIKTSWRPRMGLAGAPVLGAVFAVGWTPCTGPTLTAINSLSLSTGSPWQGGLLALFYALGLGIPFLLIALGLNWATGAVAFLKRHIRAINLFGGVLLIVIGVLMVSGVWNVWLLNLQGVIGSYVPAI; from the coding sequence GTGGGTAATCCCTTCGGCGAGATCGTCTTCAGCGGGCAACTGTTCCTGGCGATCCCGATCGCAGTGCTGGCCGGCCTGGTCTCGTTCGCGTCACCCTGCATCCTGCCGCTCGTGCCCGGCTACCTCGCCTACATCGGCGGTTTCGCCGACGGGAGCGCGGGGTCGAAGTTGTCCGCCCGCCGCGGCCGCAACCGGCTCCTGCTCGGCGTGGCCCTGTTCATCCTCGGTTTCACCCTCGTGTTTGTGCTCACCGGCGTGGTGTTCGGCTTCGCCGGCTTCTGGCTCAACCAGTACCGCGACCTGATCACCCGCATCGCCGGCGCCATCGTGATCCTGCTCGGCCTGGTCTTCGTGGGCCAGTTCGGTGCGATGCAGCGCACCATCAAGACCTCGTGGCGCCCCAGGATGGGCCTGGCCGGCGCACCGGTGCTTGGCGCGGTCTTCGCGGTCGGCTGGACTCCGTGCACGGGCCCCACGCTCACGGCCATCAACTCGCTGAGCCTGAGCACCGGATCGCCCTGGCAGGGCGGCCTGCTGGCACTGTTCTACGCGCTCGGCCTGGGCATCCCGTTCCTGCTGATCGCCCTGGGTCTGAACTGGGCCACCGGGGCCGTAGCCTTTCTCAAGCGCCATATCCGAGCGATCAACCTGTTCGGCGGCGTGCTCCTGATCGTTATCGGGGTGCTCATGGTGAGCGGCGTGTGGAACGTCTGGCTCCTGAACCTGCAAGGGGTGATTGGCAGCTATGTCCCGGCCATCTGA
- a CDS encoding TlpA family protein disulfide reductase has product MNRRPRRIPAILAGFAALALALSGCSSDDSLANQYREGNSKGYIAGDGSVTEIPADERGEPVEFDGTLEDGSTITSADYAGEVLVVNFWYASCAPCRAEAPDLKAISEQFADNGASFLGVNVRDQAASAIAFNEAYEISYPSVMDVDDGGMQLAFSGNIPPNAVPTTLVLDTSGRVAARILGQVNSPGILKTLISDAIAEDG; this is encoded by the coding sequence ATGAACCGCCGACCGCGCCGCATCCCGGCGATCCTGGCCGGCTTCGCGGCGCTTGCCCTCGCCCTCAGCGGCTGCAGCAGCGACGACTCCCTCGCCAATCAGTACCGGGAAGGCAACAGCAAGGGCTACATCGCCGGGGACGGCAGCGTCACGGAGATCCCCGCTGACGAGCGCGGCGAGCCCGTGGAGTTCGACGGCACCCTCGAAGACGGCTCCACCATCACCTCCGCCGACTACGCCGGTGAGGTTCTCGTGGTCAACTTCTGGTACGCCAGCTGCGCCCCCTGCCGCGCCGAGGCCCCAGACCTCAAGGCCATCAGCGAGCAGTTCGCCGACAACGGCGCCAGCTTCCTCGGCGTGAACGTGCGCGACCAGGCCGCCAGCGCCATCGCCTTCAACGAGGCCTACGAGATCAGCTACCCGTCGGTGATGGACGTCGACGACGGCGGGATGCAGCTGGCCTTCAGCGGCAACATCCCGCCGAACGCCGTGCCCACCACGCTGGTGCTGGACACGTCCGGCCGGGTCGCCGCGCGCATCCTGGGCCAGGTGAACTCGCCGGGCATTCTGAAAACCCTGATCAGCGACGCGATTGCCGAGGACGGCTAG